The Endozoicomonas montiporae CL-33 genome contains a region encoding:
- a CDS encoding SDR family oxidoreductase, with protein MAICENRVVVITGAGGGLGKAYAQAFAAEGARVVVNDINLKAAEEVVSSIKAAGGEAVANNHDITDYEESAQIVKQAVDTYGDLHVVVNNAGICRDRMFASLSEADWDAVVAVHLKGHFCISSHAVKYWREQSKGGKDVRARIINTSSGAGLQGSLGQSNYAAAKGAIASLTLNQAAELGRYGITANALAPAARTGMTEEVFADVMKKPEDGFDHFAPENVAPVVVWLGAESSQHVSGKMFEVEGGKLSIADGWRTGPQKDKGARWEPSELGTVVDELVNESVPAQKVYGT; from the coding sequence ATGGCAATTTGTGAAAACAGGGTCGTCGTTATTACAGGTGCGGGTGGCGGTCTCGGGAAAGCGTATGCACAGGCATTCGCAGCGGAAGGTGCCCGTGTGGTTGTAAACGACATCAACCTGAAAGCGGCTGAAGAGGTGGTTTCATCCATTAAGGCTGCTGGCGGTGAAGCTGTCGCGAACAATCACGATATTACCGACTATGAAGAGTCAGCCCAGATTGTAAAGCAGGCGGTTGATACCTATGGCGACTTGCATGTCGTTGTCAACAATGCCGGTATTTGTCGGGATCGCATGTTTGCCAGCCTGTCTGAAGCAGACTGGGATGCAGTGGTTGCGGTACACCTTAAAGGGCATTTCTGCATCAGCAGTCATGCAGTGAAGTACTGGCGGGAGCAGTCCAAGGGTGGCAAAGATGTCAGAGCCCGCATCATCAACACCAGTTCCGGTGCCGGCTTGCAGGGGTCGCTTGGGCAGTCAAACTATGCAGCAGCGAAAGGGGCCATTGCATCACTGACCCTGAATCAGGCCGCTGAGCTTGGGCGCTATGGCATTACGGCCAATGCCCTGGCACCGGCGGCACGTACAGGTATGACGGAAGAAGTGTTTGCAGACGTTATGAAAAAGCCTGAAGACGGTTTTGATCATTTCGCGCCGGAGAATGTGGCACCGGTTGTCGTGTGGTTAGGGGCAGAATCCTCACAACATGTTTCTGGCAAGATGTTTGAAGTAGAAGGCGGCAAATTGTCCATTGCCGATGGATGGCGAACAGGCCCGCAAAAAGACAAGGGCGCGCGTTGGGAGCCGTCTGAACTGGGCACCGTTGTTGATGAGCTGGTGAACGAATCGGTGCCCGCGCAGAAAGTGTACGGTACCTGA
- a CDS encoding enoyl-CoA hydratase family protein, whose translation MSTPYKVTIENGIAELVFDHPPVNAFDSEGWLSIARRIEELGQDSRVRVIIISADGRGFCAGVDIKELAQDGSLITKVNKGNYDTFKAIHQNPKPVIVAVHGFVLGGGIGISGAADIIIASECARFGVPEVDRGAMGGGAHLQRMLPVQKVRYMYFTGEMIDAQEAYRLGAVERVVPLEQLRETAWIMAGKIAAKSPKMIQLAKEALTGIEDGNLEDKYRWEQGFTLEAYTSPDSQEARDSFVEKRDASFKG comes from the coding sequence ATGAGTACGCCCTATAAAGTCACCATTGAAAATGGCATTGCCGAGCTGGTCTTTGATCACCCACCGGTGAATGCATTTGACAGTGAAGGCTGGTTGTCTATTGCCCGTCGTATAGAAGAGCTTGGACAGGATAGCCGTGTTCGGGTCATCATCATTTCGGCAGACGGGCGCGGCTTTTGTGCCGGAGTGGATATCAAGGAACTGGCGCAGGATGGCAGCCTGATCACCAAGGTCAACAAGGGCAATTACGATACTTTCAAGGCCATTCATCAGAATCCGAAACCGGTGATTGTTGCCGTGCACGGGTTTGTACTGGGCGGTGGTATTGGTATTTCCGGTGCTGCTGACATCATCATTGCTTCCGAATGTGCACGCTTTGGTGTGCCGGAAGTGGATCGTGGTGCCATGGGTGGCGGGGCACATCTGCAGCGGATGTTACCGGTACAGAAGGTTCGCTACATGTACTTTACCGGCGAGATGATTGATGCACAGGAAGCTTATCGCCTGGGAGCTGTTGAGCGAGTGGTGCCTCTGGAACAACTGCGGGAAACCGCCTGGATCATGGCGGGTAAGATTGCAGCGAAAAGCCCGAAAATGATTCAGCTTGCAAAAGAAGCCCTCACCGGAATAGAAGACGGCAATCTTGAAGACAAATACCGCTGGGAACAGGGTTTTACGCTGGAGGCTTATACGTCACCTGACTCTCAGGAAGCCAGAGACTCGTTTGTTGAAAAGCGTGATGCTTCATTCAAGGGTTGA
- a CDS encoding CoA-transferase subunit beta encodes MSTPAKEFSLAELMICAGAEAFRHDGEVLATGIGLIPRLAASLAMKTFNPDLMMTDSEAFVLSEPNPVGNRPDDFVQKNETWMGFSRIFDNVWSRKRHAMVGPTQIDQYGQANISTLGGSYEQPKVQMLGVRGFPGNSISHANSFFVPSHNKRVFVGGECDMVASIGYNPARLPKGYSLNDVDIRFVVTDLCIMDWQGPDHQLRLVSLHPGVSVKDVQENTGFDVFIPEQIAETAAPTEEQLNIIQQLDPHNLRARQLKDNPPGRR; translated from the coding sequence ATGAGTACACCGGCTAAAGAATTTTCACTGGCAGAATTGATGATCTGCGCGGGTGCAGAAGCATTTCGTCACGATGGTGAAGTACTGGCGACAGGGATTGGCCTGATTCCAAGACTGGCGGCCAGTCTGGCCATGAAAACCTTTAATCCTGACCTGATGATGACGGACTCGGAAGCGTTCGTGCTGAGTGAACCCAATCCTGTGGGTAATCGCCCCGACGATTTTGTACAAAAGAATGAAACCTGGATGGGCTTTTCGCGCATTTTTGACAATGTCTGGAGTCGCAAGCGTCATGCCATGGTGGGACCGACCCAGATAGACCAATACGGTCAGGCGAATATTTCCACGCTGGGAGGCTCTTATGAACAACCCAAGGTGCAAATGCTGGGCGTGCGAGGCTTTCCCGGCAACTCCATCAGTCATGCCAACAGTTTTTTTGTGCCCAGTCATAACAAACGAGTGTTTGTTGGTGGTGAATGCGACATGGTGGCGTCCATTGGTTACAACCCGGCACGATTGCCGAAAGGTTATAGCCTGAATGATGTGGATATTCGTTTTGTTGTTACTGATTTGTGCATCATGGACTGGCAGGGGCCGGATCACCAGTTAAGGCTGGTCAGCCTGCATCCGGGTGTCAGTGTTAAGGACGTTCAGGAAAATACAGGGTTTGACGTATTTATTCCGGAACAGATTGCAGAAACCGCTGCACCGACAGAAGAACAGCTAAACATCATTCAGCAGCTTGACCCTCATAACCTGCGTGCCCGTCAGCTGAAAGATAACCCTCCGGGCAGACGATGA
- a CDS encoding acyl-CoA dehydrogenase gives MDLNYTASQKAFREEVRSWLTENVPKEPLKSFDTEEGFRQHRAWEAKLNQGRWGMVTWPEELGGRGCNLIEWLIFEEEYYRSGAPLRVNQNGIFLLGPTLMEFGTEEQKARFLPMMATGEEVWAQGWSEPDAGSDMAAIRSKAERVGDHYVINGQKTWSTRAVWADWVFGIFRTDPESSRHKGLTFILVPLDAEGVSVRPIEQLDGLPGFAEIFFDDVKVPVENVLGGEGMGWHVAMSTAGFERGLMLRSPARFQETARRLLELYQENREQADLDPAIGEAVTRAYMDAEAYTLSTYMTASRLMQGDKIGPESSTNKIFWSELDQTMHETALSILGARAELWSHAPDAGAVGSWLDGFLFSQAGPIYAGTNEIQRNIIAERMLGMPRA, from the coding sequence ATGGATTTGAATTACACCGCCAGTCAAAAAGCCTTCAGGGAGGAGGTACGCAGCTGGCTGACAGAGAATGTTCCGAAAGAGCCGTTAAAATCGTTTGATACCGAGGAAGGTTTTCGCCAGCACCGCGCATGGGAAGCCAAACTGAATCAGGGACGCTGGGGTATGGTGACCTGGCCGGAAGAACTGGGCGGGCGTGGTTGCAACCTGATTGAGTGGTTGATTTTTGAAGAAGAATATTACCGCTCCGGTGCGCCGCTGAGAGTGAACCAGAATGGTATTTTTCTGTTGGGGCCAACCCTGATGGAGTTTGGCACAGAAGAACAGAAGGCGCGTTTTCTGCCAATGATGGCAACCGGTGAAGAAGTCTGGGCGCAGGGCTGGTCAGAGCCGGATGCCGGCTCTGATATGGCCGCGATTCGCTCAAAAGCGGAACGGGTTGGCGACCACTATGTGATTAACGGCCAGAAAACCTGGTCTACCCGTGCGGTTTGGGCAGACTGGGTGTTTGGTATTTTCCGAACCGACCCTGAATCATCCCGGCATAAAGGTCTGACGTTTATTCTGGTGCCACTGGATGCCGAAGGTGTCAGTGTTCGTCCCATTGAACAGCTCGATGGATTACCGGGTTTTGCCGAAATTTTCTTTGATGATGTCAAAGTACCGGTTGAAAACGTGCTGGGTGGTGAAGGTATGGGCTGGCATGTTGCCATGTCTACTGCCGGATTTGAGCGTGGCCTTATGTTGCGTTCTCCCGCCCGTTTTCAGGAAACCGCTCGCAGGCTGCTGGAACTCTATCAGGAAAACAGAGAACAGGCTGATCTTGACCCGGCCATCGGTGAAGCGGTGACAAGAGCCTATATGGATGCGGAAGCCTACACCCTGAGTACCTACATGACCGCTTCCCGGCTTATGCAGGGAGATAAAATTGGGCCGGAGTCGTCTACAAACAAAATTTTCTGGTCAGAACTGGATCAGACCATGCACGAAACCGCGCTGAGTATTCTGGGTGCCAGGGCTGAACTCTGGTCACATGCACCGGATGCAGGTGCTGTTGGCAGCTGGCTGGATGGTTTTCTGTTTTCTCAGGCTGGCCCTATTTATGCCGGTACTAATGAAATTCAACGCAACATCATTGCCGAGCGTATGCTGGGCATGCCCAGAGCATAA
- a CDS encoding NAD(P)H-dependent flavin oxidoreductase, with product MSLSTRLTDLLGCDYPIIQTAMGWVADSKLVAATCNAGGFGFLAGATIPPQEMEQAILDTKALTDRPFGVNFHMYQSNARAIIELVIRHGVKAVSYSRSPGKAMIQQLKTAGVVCIPTVGALKHAIKAVEMGADAVVVQGGEGGGHTGSVPTSILLPQVVDALDVPVVGAGGFKDGRGLVAALAYGAEGIAMGTRFLMTKSSPVPVQTLSRYVEVTNPAKIIVSKAIDGMPQRMITNEFLGKLENAGDWKRLLMAFRNGLAYRKYTGASITDLITSALKMRRNDGLTAAQAIMSANAPMVIQKAMVDGNPAEGALPAGQIAGAIDNLPTCEALITSIVSEAEECLSQLQRLHKNKTAAVLSVV from the coding sequence ATGTCATTGTCAACACGACTGACCGACCTGCTGGGGTGTGACTATCCGATTATCCAGACGGCGATGGGCTGGGTAGCCGATTCCAAACTGGTGGCTGCCACCTGTAATGCCGGAGGCTTTGGCTTTCTGGCAGGTGCCACCATTCCTCCTCAGGAAATGGAACAGGCCATTTTGGACACCAAAGCGCTGACTGACCGGCCTTTTGGGGTGAATTTCCATATGTATCAGTCGAATGCCCGGGCCATTATCGAGCTGGTCATCCGTCATGGTGTGAAAGCCGTCAGTTACAGTCGTTCGCCGGGTAAGGCCATGATCCAGCAGTTAAAAACGGCGGGTGTAGTATGTATTCCTACCGTTGGTGCATTGAAACACGCCATCAAAGCTGTGGAAATGGGAGCTGATGCTGTCGTGGTTCAAGGCGGTGAGGGAGGTGGGCATACCGGTTCGGTACCGACATCGATTCTATTGCCGCAGGTGGTCGATGCTTTAGACGTGCCTGTAGTCGGTGCCGGAGGATTCAAGGACGGACGCGGGCTGGTGGCCGCACTGGCCTATGGTGCCGAAGGCATTGCCATGGGCACCCGGTTTCTGATGACCAAGAGCAGTCCGGTGCCAGTTCAGACCTTGAGTCGCTATGTTGAAGTCACTAACCCTGCCAAAATTATTGTCAGTAAAGCCATTGATGGTATGCCCCAGCGCATGATCACCAATGAGTTTTTGGGCAAGTTGGAAAACGCCGGTGACTGGAAACGGCTGCTGATGGCATTCCGTAATGGGTTGGCTTACCGCAAATACACCGGTGCCAGCATTACAGATCTGATTACCTCTGCGTTGAAGATGCGTCGTAATGATGGCCTGACTGCGGCTCAGGCGATTATGTCCGCCAATGCCCCCATGGTTATTCAGAAGGCTATGGTCGATGGCAATCCGGCAGAAGGTGCTCTTCCTGCCGGACAGATCGCAGGGGCTATTGATAATCTGCCTACCTGTGAAGCATTAATTACCAGTATTGTCAGTGAAGCTGAAGAATGTCTGTCACAGTTACAGCGTTTGCATAAAAATAAAACAGCTGCCGTCTTGTCGGTGGTTTAA
- a CDS encoding acyl-CoA dehydrogenase family protein: MDFTFNEDQLMFHDSVQSFLTNEVTPEHIREQWTTRSGRSQPLWNQLAELGLTAVTVPENFGGLGMNEPDFLLIAEECGYAALPEPLVETVMVVVPLIASLGDEAHHFKEQWLPLIASGEARVAIQHSTNPLVADAHIADLLLLEESGSLYAVPTNEVELTENESVDPSRKLFSVQWRATAENCIATGEQAEQLWADALNRGALAVAAQQQGIARRVIDISVDYTFERKQFGKPVGSFQAVKHHMANVAVKIEFAKPVLYRAAYAVAHQLPDAARQVSHAKLVTSEAALLAAKNGIQVHGAMGYTWEVDLQIFMKRA, translated from the coding sequence ATGGATTTTACCTTCAATGAAGACCAGCTGATGTTCCACGACAGTGTTCAGAGTTTTCTGACCAATGAAGTGACTCCCGAACATATCAGGGAGCAGTGGACAACCCGGTCCGGTCGGTCTCAGCCATTATGGAATCAGTTGGCCGAGTTAGGGTTAACGGCGGTGACCGTACCTGAAAATTTCGGTGGGCTCGGCATGAATGAACCGGACTTTCTGCTGATTGCTGAAGAATGCGGCTATGCGGCTCTGCCTGAACCTCTGGTTGAAACCGTTATGGTGGTGGTGCCGTTAATCGCATCACTGGGCGATGAGGCTCATCATTTTAAGGAACAATGGCTGCCGCTGATTGCCAGCGGGGAAGCAAGAGTAGCGATCCAGCATTCGACCAATCCATTGGTCGCTGATGCTCATATTGCAGACCTTCTGCTTCTGGAAGAGTCCGGGAGTCTTTATGCCGTGCCGACTAACGAAGTCGAACTGACCGAGAATGAATCCGTTGACCCCAGTCGCAAACTGTTCAGTGTGCAGTGGCGGGCAACAGCAGAAAACTGCATTGCGACCGGAGAACAGGCTGAGCAATTGTGGGCGGATGCGCTGAATCGGGGTGCTCTGGCAGTGGCTGCTCAACAACAGGGTATTGCACGACGAGTTATTGATATCTCTGTGGACTACACCTTTGAACGAAAGCAGTTTGGAAAACCTGTGGGTTCTTTTCAGGCGGTGAAGCACCATATGGCGAATGTAGCCGTTAAGATCGAGTTTGCCAAACCGGTACTGTATCGGGCGGCCTATGCTGTTGCCCATCAGTTGCCGGATGCCGCACGGCAGGTGTCCCATGCAAAACTGGTGACATCCGAAGCGGCTTTACTGGCAGCAAAAAATGGTATTCAGGTTCATGGTGCCATGGGATACACCTGGGAAGTGGATTTACAGATTTTTATGAAGCGGGCCTAG
- a CDS encoding enoyl-CoA hydratase, whose translation MTETNNNNQDVVLYEVRDDIAIVTMNRPEYNNAQNSQMTYALDAAFKRASDDDSVKVIVLAGAGKHFSAGHDIGTPGRDVDKTFDRASLWYDHVNKPGGEFLYTREQEVYLGMCRRWRDIPKPTIAMVQGACVAGGLMLAWVCDLIIATDDSFYSDPVVRMGIPGVEYFAHVHELNPRIAKEFLFLGERMPAERAYQMGMLNKVVTRDTLEEETLAVASRIAKMPRLGLQLTKQVINSAEDLMGKRTTMDMAFGYHHFAHSHNELVSGDRLSGFDGKKMAQSQRDQEKGKDKTTEEVQS comes from the coding sequence ATGACAGAGACGAATAATAATAATCAGGACGTGGTTCTCTATGAAGTACGGGATGACATCGCCATTGTCACCATGAACCGTCCTGAATACAACAATGCCCAGAATTCCCAAATGACGTACGCACTGGATGCCGCCTTTAAACGCGCCAGTGATGATGACAGTGTCAAAGTCATTGTTCTGGCCGGTGCCGGTAAACACTTCTCGGCAGGGCATGATATTGGTACTCCGGGCCGTGACGTCGATAAAACCTTTGATCGTGCCAGTCTGTGGTATGACCATGTGAATAAACCCGGTGGCGAGTTTCTCTATACCCGTGAGCAGGAAGTGTATCTGGGTATGTGTCGTCGCTGGCGTGATATCCCTAAACCAACCATTGCCATGGTGCAGGGTGCCTGTGTGGCCGGTGGTCTGATGCTGGCGTGGGTGTGCGACCTGATCATTGCCACGGATGATTCCTTTTATTCTGACCCTGTCGTTCGCATGGGTATTCCCGGTGTTGAGTACTTTGCTCACGTTCATGAACTTAATCCAAGAATTGCCAAAGAGTTTCTGTTTCTGGGCGAACGCATGCCAGCCGAACGTGCTTACCAGATGGGCATGCTGAACAAAGTAGTCACACGGGATACTCTCGAAGAAGAAACTCTCGCGGTCGCCAGTCGCATAGCCAAAATGCCACGCCTTGGGCTGCAGCTGACCAAACAGGTGATTAATTCAGCAGAAGACCTGATGGGTAAACGCACGACCATGGACATGGCGTTTGGTTACCATCATTTTGCTCACTCTCATAATGAACTGGTGTCGGGTGACCGGCTGTCCGGTTTTGATGGCAAAAAAATGGCACAGTCCCAGCGGGATCAGGAAAAAGGCAAAGATAAAACCACTGAAGAGGTGCAGTCCTGA
- a CDS encoding ISNCY family transposase (programmed frameshift): MRQTINPQMQLGEVDISAITFNPKSRDDIPRLLRGLQHIWITPDLRHRVFQVLENIIPASRHNGRPGMDLWNILVFGTLRLVTNCDYDRLQELANEHGTLRKMLGHGPYCTHTYHIQTLQDNISLFTPEILDQINQVTVDAGHQLVKKKDEPLHGRTDSFVVKTDVHFPTDISLLSDACRKSIEFASALANQYQLPGWRQRKYLKDQHRKRYNKARNLKHSSATCELKQQQRQHDIEMAHLEYIKYSLSIVRRAETTLSLLVKKQPDEPRLENLKYHIAHSRHQINLIYRRVIEHEQIPHNEKVFSIFEPHTEWISKGKAGTPVELGLRVCVLQDQFGFTLHHQVMQKQTDDQVTVPMAEAAKKRFPTLSQVSYDKGFWSPGNLEKLEVLLEHSVLPKKGRLSANDKKRECHPEFIRARRKHSAVESDINALEANGLDKCPDKGIEGFERYVALAVVASNLKRLGKILLTRDRQ; encoded by the exons ATGCGCCAAACCATCAACCCACAAATGCAGTTGGGCGAAGTTGATATCTCCGCCATCACGTTTAATCCCAAGTCCAGAGACGACATTCCCCGCCTGCTCCGGGGGCTGCAACATATCTGGATAACACCTGATCTGCGACACAGGGTTTTTCAGGTGCTTGAGAACATAATTCCTGCCAGTCGGCACAATGGTCGTCCTGGTATGGACCTCTGGAACATTCTGGTCTTTGGCACTCTGCGCCTTGTCACTAATTGTGACTACGACCGCCTGCAAGAGTTGGCTAATGAACATGGGACATTACGGAAAATGCTCGGGCATGGTCCCTATTGTACCCACACCTACCACATACAAACATTACAGGACAACATCAGCCTCTTCACACCGGAGATACTGGATCAGATTAACCAGGTCACGGTGGATGCAGGTCACCAGCTGGTTAAAAAAA AAGATGAGCCGCTACATGGCCGTACCGATTCGTTCGTAGTCAAAACCGATGTCCATTTCCCCACGGATATCAGCCTTCTGAGCGACGCTTGCCGTAAGAGTATTGAGTTTGCGTCAGCTCTTGCCAATCAGTACCAGCTTCCGGGCTGGCGTCAGCGCAAATACCTCAAAGATCAGCATCGCAAGCGCTACAACAAGGCTCGAAACCTGAAGCATTCCAGTGCGACCTGTGAACTGAAACAGCAGCAGCGGCAGCACGATATTGAGATGGCTCATCTCGAGTACATAAAGTACAGCCTTTCAATTGTCCGCAGAGCTGAAACGACCTTGTCCTTGCTGGTGAAAAAGCAACCGGATGAGCCAAGGCTGGAAAACCTCAAATATCACATAGCCCACAGTCGTCACCAGATAAACCTGATTTACCGACGGGTGATAGAACATGAGCAGATTCCCCATAATGAGAAGGTGTTCTCAATCTTTGAGCCTCATACAGAATGGATCAGCAAAGGCAAAGCCGGAACTCCGGTTGAACTGGGGTTACGGGTCTGCGTGTTGCAGGATCAGTTCGGTTTTACTTTGCATCATCAGGTCATGCAAAAACAAACAGACGACCAGGTTACAGTACCTATGGCTGAGGCTGCCAAAAAGCGGTTCCCGACATTAAGCCAGGTGAGCTACGACAAAGGCTTCTGGAGTCCGGGCAATCTTGAAAAGCTGGAAGTTCTTCTGGAGCATTCAGTTCTTCCCAAGAAAGGCAGGCTGTCAGCCAATGACAAAAAACGGGAATGCCACCCGGAATTTATCCGGGCAAGAAGGAAGCACTCAGCCGTTGAATCCGATATCAACGCACTGGAAGCGAATGGTCTCGACAAATGCCCGGATAAAGGGATAGAAGGCTTTGAGCGGTATGTCGCACTGGCTGTTGTCGCCAGCAACCTGAAGCGGTTGGGTAAAATTCTGCTGACCAGAGATCGTCAGTAG
- a CDS encoding acetyl-CoA C-acetyltransferase codes for MAEAYIVDALRSPTGRRKGGLSHVHGADLGAHVLKAIVGRNGIPDDEYDDVIFGCVDTIGPLAGDIARTCWLAAGLSEAVPGTTIDRQCGSSQQAVHFAAQAVMSGTMDVVVAGGVQTMTQIPISSAMTAAEPMGFSDPYTGSKGWVERYGEVAPTQFKAAQMIADHWELSREELEAYSLESHRRALQAIREGRFNQEIVPLEGVEMDETPRQTSLEKMAELDFLFGCDKITAGVSSQTSDGASAVLVVSEQALEKYNLKPRARIHHMSVRAADPIWMLTAPIPATEYALKKAGMTLDQIDRVEINEAFASVAMAWLKETGYPHEQTNVNGGAIALGHPLGATGTKLMTTLLHELERTGGRFGLQTMCEGGGQANVTIIERLD; via the coding sequence ATGGCTGAAGCGTATATTGTTGACGCATTGCGCTCTCCCACCGGACGGCGCAAAGGTGGGCTTAGTCATGTGCATGGTGCGGATTTGGGAGCCCATGTACTGAAGGCCATTGTCGGGCGAAATGGCATTCCTGATGATGAATACGACGATGTTATTTTTGGCTGTGTCGATACGATCGGCCCGCTGGCGGGCGATATTGCCCGCACCTGCTGGCTGGCAGCCGGATTGTCGGAAGCGGTGCCGGGTACCACCATTGATCGTCAGTGCGGTTCATCGCAGCAGGCAGTTCACTTTGCCGCTCAGGCCGTCATGAGTGGCACCATGGATGTCGTGGTGGCTGGTGGTGTCCAGACCATGACACAGATTCCTATTTCATCGGCTATGACAGCTGCCGAACCGATGGGTTTTTCTGATCCGTATACCGGTTCCAAAGGGTGGGTAGAACGCTATGGAGAAGTAGCACCTACTCAGTTCAAGGCGGCCCAGATGATTGCAGATCACTGGGAATTAAGCCGTGAAGAACTGGAGGCTTACTCTCTGGAGTCCCATCGTCGTGCCTTGCAGGCTATTCGGGAAGGTCGTTTTAATCAGGAGATCGTGCCACTCGAAGGGGTTGAGATGGATGAAACCCCACGACAAACGTCGTTGGAAAAAATGGCAGAACTCGACTTCCTGTTTGGTTGTGACAAGATAACAGCCGGTGTTTCCAGCCAGACCAGTGATGGCGCTTCTGCCGTGTTAGTGGTTTCAGAACAGGCTTTGGAAAAATACAATCTTAAGCCCAGAGCCCGAATTCATCACATGAGTGTCAGGGCGGCTGATCCCATCTGGATGTTGACTGCACCGATTCCCGCCACAGAGTATGCTCTGAAAAAAGCCGGTATGACTCTGGATCAGATTGACCGGGTCGAAATTAATGAAGCTTTTGCTTCTGTGGCGATGGCATGGCTGAAAGAAACCGGTTATCCCCACGAGCAAACCAACGTTAACGGTGGTGCTATTGCCCTTGGTCATCCCCTTGGAGCAACGGGTACCAAACTGATGACCACATTGTTGCACGAGCTGGAGCGTACCGGTGGGCGGTTTGGTTTACAGACCATGTGTGAAGGTGGTGGTCAGGCCAATGTGACCATTATTGAACGACTGGATTGA
- a CDS encoding CoA transferase subunit A — protein sequence MDKRMTTADMVGELRDGMTIGIGGWGPRRKPMALVREILRSDLKDLTIVAYGGADVGMLCAAGKVKKVVFAFVSLDFIPLEPYFRQARQKGEIEVMEIDEGMMLLGLRAAAWGCPFIPTQIGLGTDVIKVNSDLKVIGSPYDEKEWVAMPALKLDVSLLHVDRADERGVCQIKGADHYMDDWFARAAEKTFVTCDELVDSDYFADPEQSRYVFWERSMTTGVSLMPGGAHPSSCTPLYGFDVAHFKEYNASAKEGGFAVYFDKYISNTTEEEYQQKVGGLEAIRSLPMPVY from the coding sequence ATGGATAAGCGCATGACCACCGCCGATATGGTTGGCGAACTGCGTGATGGAATGACCATTGGTATCGGCGGCTGGGGACCCAGACGCAAGCCTATGGCACTGGTAAGAGAAATTCTTCGCTCCGATCTTAAAGATCTGACGATCGTCGCCTATGGCGGAGCCGATGTCGGCATGCTGTGTGCTGCTGGCAAAGTGAAAAAAGTCGTATTTGCCTTTGTCTCTCTGGATTTCATTCCGCTTGAACCATATTTCCGTCAGGCTCGCCAGAAGGGTGAGATTGAAGTGATGGAGATCGACGAAGGCATGATGTTGCTGGGTCTGAGAGCTGCGGCCTGGGGCTGCCCTTTCATTCCGACGCAGATTGGACTGGGCACCGATGTGATTAAGGTAAATTCTGACCTGAAAGTCATCGGCAGCCCTTATGATGAGAAAGAATGGGTGGCCATGCCTGCCCTGAAACTGGATGTTTCCCTGCTGCATGTTGATCGTGCTGATGAGCGCGGGGTCTGCCAGATCAAGGGCGCTGATCATTATATGGATGACTGGTTTGCCAGAGCCGCAGAGAAAACCTTTGTGACCTGTGATGAGCTGGTGGACAGTGACTATTTCGCTGACCCTGAACAATCCCGCTATGTCTTTTGGGAACGCTCCATGACAACGGGAGTCAGTCTGATGCCCGGTGGTGCTCATCCATCTTCCTGTACCCCACTGTATGGCTTCGATGTCGCCCATTTCAAGGAGTACAACGCCAGCGCGAAAGAGGGTGGCTTTGCCGTTTACTTTGACAAGTACATCAGCAATACGACTGAAGAAGAATATCAGCAAAAGGTCGGTGGGCTTGAAGCCATTCGCAGTCTGCCCATGCCGGTTTATTAA